In Formosa haliotis, the sequence CTATTTAGAACGTGTTAAAAGCGGCGAAATTAAAAGCCATAGAATTCCACCAGGAGCTTTTAGACCTTTAGATTCTATTAAACTAAACTTAGTAGATAGACGCCATGAAGTTGGAGATGTTCCAGAAGTAGATCCTGAATTACAAGACCGTATAGAGGGTTTATTTAGAGGTTTAGATAAGAATTATTCTATGACGGTTTTAGACATGACTGAGGGAAGACCTTTACGTTATGCACAACACCGCGAAACGGCAGGCTACCAACCAGGAAGTGTTGGTAAACTGGTTGTATTAACAGCTTTTTTCAATCAATTGTGTCAAATTTTTCCGGAAGGCGATTTTGAAGTACGACGTGCTTTATTGAAGAAGAAAATTGTAAAAGCTGGAAACTGGGCATTACACGACCATCATACTGTACCTATTTACGATTTAGAAACCGAAAAACTTGTTAAAAGAACAATAAGAGCTACAGACGAGTTTACACTTTACGAATGGCTAGACCACATGGTTTCTGTGAGTAACAACGGAGCAGCAAGTGTGGTGTGGAGAGAAGCTGTACTGATGCATGTTTTTCAAGGCCATTATCCTGATTTAACCTTTGAAGAAGGCGAGGAATATTTTAAAAACACGCCAAAAAGCGAACTGTCTAAAATGGCAATCGACTTGGTTAATGCGCCTTTAAGAGAGTTAGGAATTACTGAGGACGAATGGCGATTAGGAAAGTTTTTCACCACTGGAGCCGGAAATTACATTCCTGGTAGAGATGGAAGTATTGGAAGCCCGATAGGACTGATAAAATTTGTTATTGCACTTGAAAAAGGCGAGGTTGTCGATGAGAAATCGAGTTTAGAAATGAAACGTCTTTTGTATATGACCGATAGACGTATTCGTTATGCAGCTTCAAAATCTTTAGACAGCGCTGCGGTGTATTTTAAATCGGGTAGTTTATATTCTTGCGACAAAAACAAGCCAGGTCCTTGCGGTAAATACGCCGGTAATAAATGGAATTATATGAACTCAGTTGCCATTGTAGAACACCCGGACGGAACCCGTTATGCAGTTTGTTTAATGACCAACGTATTACATAAAAACTCTGCTTACGACCATTTAATGTTAGCATCAAAAATAGATGCGATTATGGATCCGAAAGACGAAGATTAAGACGCTTTTTTCAACACTTCTAGTGTTTGCTGAGCTTGATTTCGAATACTTTCGCTATGATCGTTTAATACCATCTGAACCAACGGAATAAATGTTTTTCTGTTGGTTTTTTCTATTAAATACAATACGGCATGCTTAATTTTTATATCGTGACGTTGCAGTAATATTTTATAACATTCGGCTTCACTGTACACTTTTAGATTCAGTTTTTTAATAATCTCTTCAGAGATTTCATTGTTGTACAAGGCCGATTCTGCTATAGGTATTAATTCGCGCTTTAAATGATAATCTAGAATATTATCTAAAAACTCGATAGCATTTACTCGCTGTTCTTCTTCACCATTGATTATAATATCCAGAATAGGATCGATATCATTTGGAGGAAATTTAAGTCCTAAAAACTTAAAAATACGGTGTAACTGACGATCTAATCGTTGCTCTAAAATGTGCATTAATCCATTTCTAGCCTCGTCTTCCGCTTTCGAATTAACACGATCGCTCTTCTCTTTAAAATTAATAATAATTTGAGAGTGTATGGAGGACAACGTGCTTTGATAGACTTGGCATTCATCTAGAATTTTATCAACCACAAAACGGTCTTTTATTTTAAGATTTGGATGCGTCCATTTTAAATGTTTTAAACTCTCTATAGCCTCTATGGTTACAGAATGCTCTGTGGTATCTATAAGTTTAATTAAAGCGTGCACAGCCTTTTGGGAGGCAAAAGTTTCTAAAACGGCAGGGATAACATGAGCATCATCTAAATCGTAATGCTCCTCCATAGTCTTTTGTGTGAGCTCATCAATAATATGCTCGTCGTATTCATGAAGTGCTGCAATGGCATGTTGTCTAGTTTCCTTTTTAGATAACCAAGAAACAATATCATCTAAAAACATATGGTCTTTAGTTTTCGCCGCATTTTCTATGGCTACTTTCACAATTTCAATGTCCTTACTTTGTAATTGATTACTAATGATATAATAAAAGGATTTGGCGTGAATGTTACCAATAGCCTCTAAAATGGTTTGTATTTTTATGGTTTTAAGCTCTGTATCTGTGGCCATACTCCATTCGTCTATCGCCATTTGCAACCATTTATTAAAGTTAAAGCGCTCTTGAATAATATGATTGTTTTTTAACTCTAAAGACAATCCAATAAGCGTGGCATTTCTAACAGACTCTTCCCCACTATTTAAATACGATTCAAAAAGATCTAAGGTATCCCGCTTTCGTTTATGAATAAGATATCGAAACGCACTAGTTGTTAAGTCTTGGTCGGGATCGTGGATTAAAGGCTCTATTTGATCTGAAAGATCTTCGGTTTTTAAAAAATATAAATTTTCTATAGCCAAGGCTTTTACTTTAACCGAGTTGTGATTTAGCAGAGATTTGGTTGAAGCAAACAAACGCTCGTCTGGAGCCTCGAGTGTTCTCCCTAACATATGTAATATCTGATTTTCGGAACCATGCTCGAACACATCTTTTATACTATTGATAATAGACGTAACCGGACGTTCCTCCTTTTTAGGTTTATCGACACCTTTAGCAGCCGATGTGTCTAATAAATTTTTAAATGCATTAATATAGGCTATTCGAAGTTTAAAAATATATCCTATCCAAATAACAATTAGAACGATGGTAATAATACTTACATAAATAGAATGAATATTAAGACCATTAATAAAGAATATAAGAATTAGTCCTGCTAGTCCCGTAGCAATACTATCTATCACCACATCGATAAACGTTTTGGTTTTTTTCTTTATATCTATAGGAATAGGAATAGAGAGTAATTCTGTAGCCGATTTATTTACCGATTGTTTTAAACTCCCATCAACAATTTTTATAAATACAACCACTCCTAACTGAGGTACAAAAAGCAACACTATAGATCCTATTAAGATACCTGTTGGTAACCATAACAACGATTTACCTACTCCAAAGGTTCCCACGATGCGCTTTGTTAAAAACAATTGAATAAGCAAGGACACCACACTTAAGGTTGAAAACCAAAACCCGAAGAAGGAGGTTAAATCTTCAGAATTTAAAATGAGCTCTGAAGCATAATGACTGTATTGATAATCTACCAATTTGGCCACCATTACACTAATTCCAATAACAACCGCCATTAAGCTTAATAATTTAGATTGCTTAATTAGGGTAAACGGAGATTCTCCGCGATGTGCAATTTTATGTTTTCTTGGTAAAACACCGGTTTTAACAACATTTTTCTTCCAAATAAAACGTGTGATAGGAAGGCAGAAAAATAAAATAAAAGCAGCTACAAATAATAAATTTTCTGAATCTAAAAAACGTGTTAACAGCGAAGTTAAATATCCTCCAAAAATACCCCCAGCAATAGCTCCCGCACCTATAAACCCAAAAACACGCTTGGCTTCGCGAATGTTGTACACTAAGTTGGCTAAAATCCAGAATTGAGATGTGGTTAATAAGCCATAAATGGCAACCCAGATGTATGGAATGTAAAGTAAATAGCCTAAATCGACATGAAGGTTTAGTGCAATTCCAAAAATTATAAGACATAACAGGCACCCTAAAATCGTGAGTTCTATAACTCGATTTAAGGGAAAGCGTTCTAAGAATCTATCGTAAAAATAAGATCCAATTACGGCAGAAATAGCTGTTAATATATAAGCCAATGGTAAAGCATTGGCTGTAAGAGTAGATAGAAATAACGAATTTATTGTTGGTTTAACAACAAGTAAAGTAGTTATTAATAAAAATACATTAAGTTGTAATAATAATGTTTTCTGTAACTCATCCTCATTTAAGTCGAAAACATTTAATAAGTAGGTTTTAACTGGTTGTATTAGTCGCATTAGGGGTTATATTTATAGCTTTCTCTATTGGAGATACCAAATTACGAATAATTTGTTCGCCATTCTCATTTTCTATTAAAGCTACTAATATATATTTTCTTTCTGCATCCCACACTAAAATAGAATCGGCATGCCAATTTTTCCATGAACCAGATTTTCTAAACAATCTAGCGTTAGGCGCTAACTTCTCTAGTGTGTTCACAAATTTATGATGCAATTCAGGATTTTCCATCATGTCTAGCATATGCTTAGAACGTTTCGGACTTACCAATCTTCCGTGAAGCATTAAATAATAAAACCTACAAACTTGTTCTGCAGTAGCTGCATGACTTAAATTTTTCAACGGCTCTCTATTCGTTGCACCAGAAGCCGCATAACGCTTTCCTACCCATAATCCACCGCCTTGCTCTTTATCGTACAAGTGATATTTATCTGAAGTTAAAACATCTTCAATTTTTTGAAACCCTACACGATCAATCATTCGAGTTGTAGCCTGATTGTTCGATTTACTAATCATGATCCGCATATCATTCTTAACATCAGAAGTTTCATTTAATTCTCCGCTTTCAATAGCATCCTCCGCAGCTAAAAGCACCGCTATTTTAGGTAAGCTAGCCGCATACATCATTTCATCCCCGTTAAGATTGGCAAATCTTGGAGCTTCAGGATCGTTTAAATCGACCACACCAATAGCCATCTTTTTATTTAGAATAAGATTTTTCCAGGTTTTATTTTTAAAAATCTCTTCCTTAAGATTAGCTGTAAAAGCATTGTTTTTATATAAATCTAAAGGTCTAAAATCTTCTTCGGGTGCAGTAAACGGCAGATTTGCATAATTATCATCGGCACTAAATGCTCCTGAATATTCTAATTTTGAAGATAAGTTATTTGGGTTAACCTTATATTTTGCTAAAGTTTTTGTCCCTAAGATGGATGAAGTTAAAATCAGTGCTCCGAAAAACAAGGATTTAAAATGTTTTTTACTGCCTTTTTTCATAGAATGCAATGCATTAAATACGAGTGTAATATTACTTTAAATTAGATTAATAAAATAAAAATTTAACTTATTTTTTATAAAGCCGAATTAACTCATTGAAGCAAATTAATTTACGTCCTTACACTATCTTTATTTACGTTAAAAACGTTGAAACGGATGTTTTGGTATATGAGTAACAATATTTTAGATGTTAAAATTTATTTTAACATCTAAAGATAAACAAGTCCACTTTAAACTGTTATAAGCCGATTTTTTATCGCAAATGTTATGCCAAGGCTAATAAAAAATACAACTATTAGTGCTATTTAAAATTTGTCTCAATTAAACTTATTATTCCTGAGTTTTAGAATAACTTATCATCCAATTGATATTAAACTTATCTGTAAACATTCCGAAGTAGTCACCCCAAAACGTATCGTCCATTGGCATAGTTACTTTGCCTCCGGCAGAAAGCGATTCAAATAAAGCATCGGCTTTAGCCTTACTTTCTACATTTAAAGATAAGCTAATATTGTTTCCAATAATGGTTTTTACACCCCAATCTCCTACGGTATCACTGCCCATTAAAATTGTAGAATCATCTATTGGTAAACTCATATGCATGATTTTACTTTTATCGGCTTCAGACAGTTCAACACCTTCTTGGGGTGGCATGTCTCCAAACCGACCTAAATACGAAAATTCGCCTCCAAAAACAGATTTATAAAAATTGAAAGCTTCTTCACAATTCCCTAAAAATGTGAGATACGGATTTAATGCTGGCATAATAATATAATTTTTGGTTATCGATTGTTTGTAAGGTCTAATCTGTTAAAATTAATTTTTTTCGGAGTAAAACCATAATTTTTAGTGTTAATAATACTTATTTACAAGGCTTTAAAACATTCTACATTTTCCAATTATAAAATATAAACCTTAGCTATAATTGCAGCAACTCAATAAAAAACAGCATACAGAAATCCCTAAATGTTAAAATTATATGTATTTCATCGATTTATACTGTATTTTACCTGTACGACATTTGGTTTTTACCAAATATTTAACATATATTAGCAGTGTAACTATTTAATATAGTAACGATTAATCCATATATCGCTTCCCTCAAGATATTTTAGGTATAACCACATGTTGGACCCATAAAAGATTTTATTCTTTTTAAACTCTAGCATGACTATTTAGAATTTTAACTAAACCTATATAACCTAAAAAAATTAACCTTATGAAATCCCTAAAAATTACTGTAATTGCCCTTGTTTTATTCGGATCTTTAACTGCATGTGTAAACGAAGAATTAGACGACGATGTACTAGTTGCACCGGACGATGTTGAAGCTACTGTTTTCACCGGTGGAGGTGTTGATGAAAGGTAACACATAATTAAAAATAGTGTTTAAGCCCATATCTAGTAAGATATGGGCTTTTCTTATTTATTTAATTGAAAAATTATAAATACATTTGAGATTACTAAGATTAGGCACTTGAATTATTTTCATAAATTTTTATTAGTTTTTATTAGCTGTTTTAGCTTGCAATTATCTGCACAGGGTAATTCTATAGATTTTATTCACAAACTCTTAGATAAAGCTTCCAACAGTCAAATTTATAATTATAATGATCGTATTGCATTCATTCAAAAAGCCCAAGAGTTGGCTCAAGAATTTAAAATTGATTCTTTAGTTTTAAAAAGTAACTTACAAAAAGAAGCTTTATATGAAGAGTTCAGTTTGGATGATTTATTTTTAAAAACGAATCAGTCAAACCTTGAATTTGCAGAACATAATGGTGATTCTATTAGTCTTGCTAAAGTTTACGAAAACCGAGGTAATTATTATTACAAACGGTCTACTGATAGTGCCTACTACTATTATCATAAAGCAGAAAAAATATATCGTGCTATTCAAGATTCTTTTAATACAGCATCAGCTCTTCTTAACATCGCTCTAATCCAAAAAAACGAAAAGGATTTTATAGGGAGTGAAGTCACATCGTTTGAGGGAGTAAAACTCTTAGATTCCCTGCCTTCCTTAGATAAAATTAACCAAAAAAAAGCATACTTATATAATAATTTGGGTCTAGTGTACGACCAGTTAGACCAATACGAAGATGCTATTAATTACCATAATAAAGCATTAAGCCTAAAACGAAATTTAAAAGGAAAAAATCTACAAACTATAGACAATTCGGTTAATAATTTAGCTCTAGCTTATAAGAATTCTGGGAAATATGAAATTGCCTTAAAATACTATAACGACATCTTAAATAATTCAAAACTAATTGAAGACCGACCTGATTTTTATGCTTTGGTATTAGATAATTACGCACACACCCTATATTTAACCAAGGACAAAACCCAGCTCCCAAACCTCTATTTAAAAGCCTTAAACATTTGTGATAGTATTGGTGCAACCTATAATTCCATCATAATAAATCAGCATTTATCTGAATTTTATTACGATAAAAAACAAACAGATTCGGCTAAGTATTACGCCTATGCTGCTTACGATATTTCTAAAGCGTATCATAACGACGATTTACTAAAATCACTATTATTGCTCTCTAAAATTGAAAGCGATAGCGAAGCGGTAACCCATTACAAATCGTATATCCAACTTAACGATAGCCTTCAAAAAAGTGAACGTGCCGTAAGAAACAAATTTGCCAGAATTAGATATGAAACCAAGGAAATTGAATTAAAAAATCAACAAATTTCTAAAGAGCGCTTGCTGTTTATGTTACTTTCGTTAGGATTACTACTTACTTCCTTCTTGGTATTCATTATCGTATCTCAACGCAATAAAAACAAATCCCTTCAATTTAAACAGCAGCAACAACAAACCAACGAGGAGATTTATAACCTCATGCTTTCTCAACAAGATAAAATTGATGAAGCACGAACCTTAGAGAAGCGACGTATTTCGGAAGAACTACACGACGGTATTCTAGGGCGATTGTTTGGCACACGTCTAAGTTTAGATAGTTTAAATGCCAGCACGAGAGAAGAAGATATAGCAACTCGAAGTAATTATCTTGACGAATTAAAGGCTATAGAATTTGAGGTACGCAAGGTTTCTCACGATTTAAATGTAGACTTTGTATCGCACTCCGGTTATATAGACATCATAAAAACGCTATTAGACAAACAAACTTTGGCTTATAATTTAAAATGTCATTTAAAACACGACGACACGATTAATTGGGATGCGGTTTCAAATAAAATAAAAATCCATTTTTATAGAATTATTCAAGAGGCGCTTCAAAACACCTATAAACATGCCGAAGCAGACGAGATTTATATCGAATTCTACACCAAAGAAAACGACATTTGTTTAGACATCGTAGATAATGGTGTAGGCTTTAATTTCACCAAATCTAAAAAAGGCATAGGTTTAAAAAACATGACCTCGAGAGTGAAAGAAATTAACGGGTTATTGGTTATTAATTCGGATAAAAATCAAGGCACCAAAATTACGATTAGCACACCTATATATAATTAAAAAGAACTACCATGAAAGAGACGATTAGAATTTTAATGACAGATGATCATCCTATGATTTTAGAAGGGTATCAAAACACATTATTATCGACTAAGAAACCTCAGCAAGAATTGCATATCGACACGGCAAACAATTGCGACCAGTCTGTTGAAGCCATGTACAAAAGTATACATACCGAACAACCTTACGATGTGCTTTTTATAGATATTAAAATGCCCCCATCAGAAGATGGGAAATATACCAGCGGTGAAGATTTAGCTAGATTAGCACGTAAAATATTACCCAAGGCAAAAATTGTTATCCTTACCATGTTTAACGAAACTTACCGTATACATAATATAGTAGAAGAATTTAAACCCGAAGGTTTTCTTATTAAAAGCGATTTAACGTCTCGTGAATTAGCAAGTGCTTTCCAAGCCATATTACATCATCCTCCGTTTTACAGCGGAAGTGTAAACAGGTATTTAAAACAAACCATTATTAGTGATATTTATTTAGACGATAAAAATCGTAGAATTCTCTATTTACTCTCACAAGGTATAAAAACAAAAAACTTAGCAGAACATGTCGATCTATCTTTAAGTGGTGTTGAAAAACGAAAAAAACAACTAAAAATGTTATTCGCCATTGAAGACGGACAAGATGAAACCTTAATTGAAGAAGCAAGAAAACTAGGATTCATTTAGTGAATTCCCTAAAAAAAGTTGAAAAAACTCCAAAAAAATGAGAAAAGTACGGTTTTACCGTAAGTAAAATATATTTATACCTATTATCTTTGTAACAGTATCAACTACTACATAATTAATTAATCCCTCAAGTAATTAATTGTTTGATAATAGCAAATTACAACTAAGCCTTATAGATCCCCTCTATAAGGTTTTCTTTTTTAAAACGGATTGAAGCCTTCTTTATACTTCCAAAACAACCGAATAAAAAGTCCAAAATACACCATAGCAACTATAAACTTTAATAAGGTCCCTGTAAGAAAGCCTAAAAACGATCCAAAAGCTGCTTTAGCCGCTGTTTTATGATTGGCCTTATAAATCATTTCTCCTACAAATGCCCCTATAAATGGCCAAACAATGATTCCTATAAATCCTAGTATAGGAAACAGAATAGACACCACTAACCCGACCGTGGTTCCTATAACTCCAGATCTGGTTCCTCCAAATTTCTTCGTTCCCATTACAGGTATTGCATAATCCAAAAGCACAATACCTATAGCAATAACAAGTGTAATACCTAAAACGGTCCAGTTATTAGGTATGGTCTTGGTTAAATATAATAACAACAACCCTAACCAACTTATTGGTGGCCCTGGTAAAACAGGTAAAAAACTACCTAGTATGCCAACTATCATACATATAAAACCCAGAATAATTAATGCTATATCCATAGTTTAAATTTAAGTGAATAGCGAAGTTACATATTTTATTTTCAGTTTTTACGACTAAAAAATTAGTTTAAACTAAAAATTTAGTTATATTTGAATTAAGATAAAACTAAAAACTTAGTTGAATGAAATCATTAACAAAAGCAGAAGAAGAAATCATGCAAGTACTTTGGCAACTAGAACACGCCAATGTAAAAGCCATTATAGAAGAATTACCAGACCCAAAACCAGCCTATAATACGGTATCTACTATTGTTAGAATATTAGAGAGTAAAGGCTTTGTAGATTATGAGAAACAAGGAAAAGGTCACTTTTATTTTCCTTTAATCTCAAAACAAGATTATAGCAACCAGTCCTTAAACACTTTGGTTGATAATTATTTTCAAGGTTCCTTTAAAAGTTTAGTATCCTTTTTTGTTAAAAAGAATGATATGAGCTTAAAAGAATTAGAAGCTGTAATGAAGGAAATCGAAAAAAACAAGTAATTATGCTACACTATATTTTACAAACCATAGCGTTCCAGTTTTTCTTTTTATTGGTTTTCGATTTATTTTTAAAACGCGAAACCTTCTTTAATTGGAACCGATTTTACTTGTTGTTCACCCCTATCGCTTCATTAATTTTACCCGTAATTAAGATAAATTCTTTTAAACAACTAGTTCCTCCATCGTATGTTATCCAATTGCCCGAAGTTATTTTAAATCCCGATGCAAATACCTTACAAACGCAATTATTGCCCACTGTTTATCTTAAAAACAGCACTTCGTTTTGGTC encodes:
- a CDS encoding DUF456 domain-containing protein, with amino-acid sequence MDIALIILGFICMIVGILGSFLPVLPGPPISWLGLLLLYLTKTIPNNWTVLGITLVIAIGIVLLDYAIPVMGTKKFGGTRSGVIGTTVGLVVSILFPILGFIGIIVWPFIGAFVGEMIYKANHKTAAKAAFGSFLGFLTGTLLKFIVAMVYFGLFIRLFWKYKEGFNPF
- a CDS encoding serine hydrolase; translated protein: MKKGSKKHFKSLFFGALILTSSILGTKTLAKYKVNPNNLSSKLEYSGAFSADDNYANLPFTAPEEDFRPLDLYKNNAFTANLKEEIFKNKTWKNLILNKKMAIGVVDLNDPEAPRFANLNGDEMMYAASLPKIAVLLAAEDAIESGELNETSDVKNDMRIMISKSNNQATTRMIDRVGFQKIEDVLTSDKYHLYDKEQGGGLWVGKRYAASGATNREPLKNLSHAATAEQVCRFYYLMLHGRLVSPKRSKHMLDMMENPELHHKFVNTLEKLAPNARLFRKSGSWKNWHADSILVWDAERKYILVALIENENGEQIIRNLVSPIEKAINITPNATNTTS
- a CDS encoding response regulator, with product MKETIRILMTDDHPMILEGYQNTLLSTKKPQQELHIDTANNCDQSVEAMYKSIHTEQPYDVLFIDIKMPPSEDGKYTSGEDLARLARKILPKAKIVILTMFNETYRIHNIVEEFKPEGFLIKSDLTSRELASAFQAILHHPPFYSGSVNRYLKQTIISDIYLDDKNRRILYLLSQGIKTKNLAEHVDLSLSGVEKRKKQLKMLFAIEDGQDETLIEEARKLGFI
- a CDS encoding BlaI/MecI/CopY family transcriptional regulator codes for the protein MKSLTKAEEEIMQVLWQLEHANVKAIIEELPDPKPAYNTVSTIVRILESKGFVDYEKQGKGHFYFPLISKQDYSNQSLNTLVDNYFQGSFKSLVSFFVKKNDMSLKELEAVMKEIEKNK
- a CDS encoding NTP/NDP exchange transporter produces the protein MRLIQPVKTYLLNVFDLNEDELQKTLLLQLNVFLLITTLLVVKPTINSLFLSTLTANALPLAYILTAISAVIGSYFYDRFLERFPLNRVIELTILGCLLCLIIFGIALNLHVDLGYLLYIPYIWVAIYGLLTTSQFWILANLVYNIREAKRVFGFIGAGAIAGGIFGGYLTSLLTRFLDSENLLFVAAFILFFCLPITRFIWKKNVVKTGVLPRKHKIAHRGESPFTLIKQSKLLSLMAVVIGISVMVAKLVDYQYSHYASELILNSEDLTSFFGFWFSTLSVVSLLIQLFLTKRIVGTFGVGKSLLWLPTGILIGSIVLLFVPQLGVVVFIKIVDGSLKQSVNKSATELLSIPIPIDIKKKTKTFIDVVIDSIATGLAGLILIFFINGLNIHSIYVSIITIVLIVIWIGYIFKLRIAYINAFKNLLDTSAAKGVDKPKKEERPVTSIINSIKDVFEHGSENQILHMLGRTLEAPDERLFASTKSLLNHNSVKVKALAIENLYFLKTEDLSDQIEPLIHDPDQDLTTSAFRYLIHKRKRDTLDLFESYLNSGEESVRNATLIGLSLELKNNHIIQERFNFNKWLQMAIDEWSMATDTELKTIKIQTILEAIGNIHAKSFYYIISNQLQSKDIEIVKVAIENAAKTKDHMFLDDIVSWLSKKETRQHAIAALHEYDEHIIDELTQKTMEEHYDLDDAHVIPAVLETFASQKAVHALIKLIDTTEHSVTIEAIESLKHLKWTHPNLKIKDRFVVDKILDECQVYQSTLSSIHSQIIINFKEKSDRVNSKAEDEARNGLMHILEQRLDRQLHRIFKFLGLKFPPNDIDPILDIIINGEEEQRVNAIEFLDNILDYHLKRELIPIAESALYNNEISEEIIKKLNLKVYSEAECYKILLQRHDIKIKHAVLYLIEKTNRKTFIPLVQMVLNDHSESIRNQAQQTLEVLKKAS
- a CDS encoding serine hydrolase; translated protein: MKKIVLLIVVLASFGFTANYYYPIDGYALTGIKRLAYLERVKSGEIKSHRIPPGAFRPLDSIKLNLVDRRHEVGDVPEVDPELQDRIEGLFRGLDKNYSMTVLDMTEGRPLRYAQHRETAGYQPGSVGKLVVLTAFFNQLCQIFPEGDFEVRRALLKKKIVKAGNWALHDHHTVPIYDLETEKLVKRTIRATDEFTLYEWLDHMVSVSNNGAASVVWREAVLMHVFQGHYPDLTFEEGEEYFKNTPKSELSKMAIDLVNAPLRELGITEDEWRLGKFFTTGAGNYIPGRDGSIGSPIGLIKFVIALEKGEVVDEKSSLEMKRLLYMTDRRIRYAASKSLDSAAVYFKSGSLYSCDKNKPGPCGKYAGNKWNYMNSVAIVEHPDGTRYAVCLMTNVLHKNSAYDHLMLASKIDAIMDPKDED
- a CDS encoding tetratricopeptide repeat-containing sensor histidine kinase; the encoded protein is MQLSAQGNSIDFIHKLLDKASNSQIYNYNDRIAFIQKAQELAQEFKIDSLVLKSNLQKEALYEEFSLDDLFLKTNQSNLEFAEHNGDSISLAKVYENRGNYYYKRSTDSAYYYYHKAEKIYRAIQDSFNTASALLNIALIQKNEKDFIGSEVTSFEGVKLLDSLPSLDKINQKKAYLYNNLGLVYDQLDQYEDAINYHNKALSLKRNLKGKNLQTIDNSVNNLALAYKNSGKYEIALKYYNDILNNSKLIEDRPDFYALVLDNYAHTLYLTKDKTQLPNLYLKALNICDSIGATYNSIIINQHLSEFYYDKKQTDSAKYYAYAAYDISKAYHNDDLLKSLLLLSKIESDSEAVTHYKSYIQLNDSLQKSERAVRNKFARIRYETKEIELKNQQISKERLLFMLLSLGLLLTSFLVFIIVSQRNKNKSLQFKQQQQQTNEEIYNLMLSQQDKIDEARTLEKRRISEELHDGILGRLFGTRLSLDSLNASTREEDIATRSNYLDELKAIEFEVRKVSHDLNVDFVSHSGYIDIIKTLLDKQTLAYNLKCHLKHDDTINWDAVSNKIKIHFYRIIQEALQNTYKHAEADEIYIEFYTKENDICLDIVDNGVGFNFTKSKKGIGLKNMTSRVKEINGLLVINSDKNQGTKITISTPIYN
- a CDS encoding VOC family protein, whose amino-acid sequence is MPALNPYLTFLGNCEEAFNFYKSVFGGEFSYLGRFGDMPPQEGVELSEADKSKIMHMSLPIDDSTILMGSDTVGDWGVKTIIGNNISLSLNVESKAKADALFESLSAGGKVTMPMDDTFWGDYFGMFTDKFNINWMISYSKTQE